A stretch of Lactuca sativa cultivar Salinas chromosome 6, Lsat_Salinas_v11, whole genome shotgun sequence DNA encodes these proteins:
- the LOC111893087 gene encoding DNA topoisomerase 6 subunit A, with translation MADKRKRRRADADSDDESVRLPFKNRLKPDSVILSILETLTEATKSASTSKTLTLSDLNLSSTCREVTDLTLSSVQTEIQTLAISLAKSILAGNGFSFSVPSRAATNQLYVPELDRIVLKDKTSVRPYASVSTVRKTTITARILSLIHQLSLKNIHVTKRDLFYTDVKLFQDQTQSDAVLDDVSCILGCTRSSLNVVAAEKGVVVGRLIFSDNGDMIDCTKMGMGGKAIPPNIDRVGDMSSDALFILLVEKDAAYMRLAEDRFYNRFPCIIVTAKGQPDVATRLFLRKMKMELKLPVLALVDSDPYGLKILSVYGSGSKNMSYDSANLTTPDIKWLGVRPSDLDKYKIPEQCRLPMTEQDIKTGKDLLEEDFVKKNPGWVEELNIMVKSKQKAEIQALSTFGFQYLSEVYLPLKLQQQDWL, from the coding sequence ATGGCGGATAAGAGAAAACGCCGACGAGCAGACGCCGATTCCGACGACGAATCTGTTCGCCTCCCCTTCAAAAACCGTCTCAAACCAGACTCCGTCATCCTATCAATACTCGAAACCCTAACCGAAGCCACCAAATCAGCCTCAACTTCTAAAACCCTAACCCTTTCCGATCTCAACCTCTCATCCACCTGCCGTGAAGTCACCGACTTAACCTTATCCTCCGTCCAAACCGAGATCCAAACACTAGCCATCTCTCTTGCTAAATCGATCCTCGCCGGCAACGGCTTCTCCTTCTCCGTCCCCTCACGCGCCGCCACCAACCAACTCTACGTCCCTGAGCTCGATCGCATCGTCCTCAAGGACAAAACCTCCGTTCGCCCCTACGCCTCTGTCTCCACAGTCCGGAAAACCACCATCACAGCCCGTATCCTGTCTCTCATCCACCAACTCTCCCTCAAAAACATCCACGTCACCAAGCGTGACCTGTTTTACACCGATGTCAAGCTGTTTCAAGACCAGACCCAGTCCGATGCTGTTCTGGATGATGTTTCGTGTATATTAGGTTGCACTAGGTCATCACTGAATGTTGTCGCAGCTGAAAAGGGAGTGGTTGTAGGCAGACTTATATTCAGCGACAATGGCGATAtgattgattgcacgaaaatgggAATGGGAGGGAAAGCAATTCCTCCGAATATAGATAGAGTAGGTGACATGTCAAGCGACGCGTTGTTCATACTCTTAGTTGAAAAGGATGCTGCTTACATGAGATTAGCTGAAGACCGATTCTACAATCGATTTCCTTGCATAATCGTGACAGCGAAAGGTCAACCTGATGTTGCCACCAGGTTGTTCttgaggaagatgaagatggaGCTGAAATTACCTGTGTTGGCTCTTGTAGACAGTGACCCTTATGGATTGAAGATCTTGTCTGTATATGGCTCTGGATCAAAGAACATGTCTTATGATAGTGCAAATTTGACTACACCTGATATCAAATGGTTGGGTGTTAGACCTAGTGATTTGGACAAGTATAAGATACCAGAACAGTGTAGATTGCCAATGACAGAGCAGGATATTAAGACTGGTAAGGATTTGTTGGAGGAGGATTTCGTGAAGAAGAATCCTGGTTGGGTTGAGGAGTTGAATATCATGGTGAAATCGAAACAGAAGGCAGAAATTCAGGCTTTGAGTACCTTCGGTTTTCAGTATTTATCTGAGGTTTATCTACCATTGAAGTTACAGCAGCAAGATTGGCTATAG
- the LOC111893088 gene encoding adenylate kinase — protein MAALTRLLKPSSSSSITFLFRRSLSSTTTAVVSDIESQHNQRPNFSDPKGSRNFQWVFLGCPGVGKGTYASRLSTLLGVPHIATGDLVREELSSSGPLSRQLAEIVNQGKLVSDEIIFNLLSKRLEAGESKGESGFILDGFPRTIRQAEILDEVTEIDLVVNLKLREDVLVEKCLGRRICSQCGKGFNVASINAKEENGRPAMSMAPLLPPSHCSTKLITRADDTEEVVKERLRVYQEKSQPVEDFYREQGKIMEFDLPGGIPESWPKLLEALNLEDYEVKRSAVA, from the exons ATGGCGGCCCTCACCCGCCTCCTGAAACCATCATCATCTTCCTCAATCACTTTTCTATTCAGGAGATCACTTTCCTCCACCACCACTGCCGTGGTTTCCGATATTGAATCTCAACACAACCAGCGCCCTAATTTCTCCGATCCCAAGGGTTCTAGAAACTTCCAATGGGTGTTTCTCGGCTGTCCCGGTGTCGGAAAAGGAACTTATGCTAGTCGCCTCTCGACACTTCTCGGTGTCCCTCACATCGCCACCGGAGATCTCGTTCGTGAAGAGTTATCTTCTTCTGGCCCTCTCTCTCGACAG CTTGCTGAGATAGTGAACCAAGGGAAGTTAGTTTCTGATGAAATTATCTTCAACTTGTTATCAAAAAGACTAGAAGCTGGAGAATCAAAAGGCGAATCAGGATTCATTCTTGATGGTTTTCCCCGAACTATAAGACAAGCT GAAATTTTAGACGAGGTGACAGAAATTGATTTGGTGGTGAATCTGAAACTGAGGGAAGATGTGTTGGTTGAGAAATGTCTTGGAAGAAGGATATGCAGCCAATgtggaaaaggtttcaatgtgGCTTCCATTAACGCAAAGGAAGAAAATGGAAGACCTGCAATGAGCATGGCCCCACTTCTTCCACCTTCACACTGTTCCACCAAGCTCATCACTCGTGCTGATGACACTGAAGAAGTTGTGAAAGAGCGACTTCGTGTCTATCAGGAAAAG AGTCAACCTGTTGAGGATTTCTACAGGGAACAAGGGAAGATAATGGAGTTTGATCTGCCTGGAGGGATTCCAGAATCATGGCCAAAGTTGCTTGAAGCTCTGAACCTTGAAGACTATGAGGTTAAAAGGTCGGCTGTGGCTTAA